One Methanoculleus sp. 7T genomic window carries:
- a CDS encoding CoB--CoM heterodisulfide reductase iron-sulfur subunit A family protein, which yields MAEVKKNEEPRIGVFVCHCGTNIGGTIDVKAVVEYAKTIPNVAVANDYAYMCSTPGQNMIKEAIEEQHLTGVVVAACTPRLHEPTFRNATAAGGLNPFRFEMANIRDQNSWVHMHQPEEATEKAKDAVRIAVAKASLLEDLIPKSVPVEKAAMVVGGGVGGMQAALDLANAGIKTYLVEKSPTIGGRMSQLDKTFPTLDCSQCILTPKMVDVYRNENIELLTYTEVEAVEGYIGNFDVTLRKKARGVLTPAEAEARGIVGGGCTGCGDCVAVCPVIKPNPFELGMAPRKAIYIYHPQVSPLIYTVDFDACVKCGLCVEACGTKQAVDLESKDELTTVKVGTVILATGYDIFPIEKKFEWGYKNYDNVITSLEFERLICASGPTGGHLIRPSDGVTPKKIAFVLCAGSRDSTGVGKPYCSRFCCMYSLKHAHQIMEKIPGAVPYIFYMDIRSFGKMYEEFYYRIQNEGAKFIRGRVANITEDPVTKNLHVNAEDTLLGRPIDMEVDMVVLAAAIQPSAETERTRRLFGVSCSQDGWLLEAHPKLNPCGTTTAGVYLAGVCQGPKDIPDTVAQAEGAASAASIPIHKGEVELEPYFAVCLEDKCAGCGLCVNQCPYQALSLVEKEGRTVMHVTEAKCKGCGTCGGFCPGGAIWMQHFATPQIVAQIDAFLLGGEQ from the coding sequence ATGGCAGAAGTCAAAAAGAACGAAGAGCCAAGAATTGGCGTTTTTGTGTGCCACTGTGGTACCAACATCGGGGGCACCATCGACGTTAAGGCAGTGGTGGAATACGCCAAGACGATCCCGAACGTCGCCGTCGCTAATGACTACGCGTATATGTGCTCGACTCCCGGGCAGAACATGATCAAGGAGGCCATCGAGGAGCAACACCTGACCGGAGTTGTCGTGGCAGCCTGTACGCCCCGTCTGCACGAGCCCACATTCCGTAACGCAACCGCGGCAGGCGGCTTGAACCCCTTCAGGTTCGAGATGGCGAACATCCGCGACCAGAACTCGTGGGTGCACATGCACCAGCCCGAAGAGGCCACCGAAAAGGCAAAGGACGCAGTCAGGATCGCCGTTGCAAAGGCATCCCTCCTCGAAGACCTCATCCCGAAGAGCGTCCCCGTGGAGAAGGCTGCGATGGTCGTCGGCGGCGGTGTCGGCGGCATGCAGGCAGCGCTCGACCTTGCGAACGCAGGCATCAAGACCTACCTCGTAGAGAAGAGCCCCACGATCGGCGGCAGGATGTCCCAACTCGACAAGACGTTCCCGACGCTGGACTGCTCGCAGTGTATCCTGACGCCGAAGATGGTGGACGTTTACCGGAACGAGAACATCGAACTCCTCACCTACACCGAGGTCGAGGCGGTCGAGGGATACATCGGCAACTTCGATGTGACCCTCCGGAAGAAGGCACGCGGTGTCCTCACCCCGGCCGAGGCCGAAGCCCGCGGTATCGTCGGCGGCGGCTGTACCGGATGCGGCGACTGTGTTGCAGTCTGTCCGGTCATCAAGCCCAACCCGTTCGAACTCGGCATGGCGCCGAGAAAGGCGATCTACATCTACCACCCGCAGGTCTCCCCGCTGATCTACACCGTCGACTTCGACGCCTGCGTCAAGTGCGGTCTCTGTGTCGAGGCATGTGGAACAAAGCAGGCAGTCGACCTCGAGTCGAAGGATGAACTCACGACCGTCAAGGTCGGCACCGTCATCCTCGCCACGGGATACGACATCTTCCCCATCGAGAAGAAGTTCGAGTGGGGTTACAAGAACTACGACAACGTCATCACGAGCCTTGAGTTCGAGCGGCTGATCTGTGCGTCCGGACCGACCGGCGGTCACCTCATCCGCCCGAGCGACGGCGTAACTCCAAAGAAGATCGCGTTCGTCCTCTGTGCAGGCTCCCGTGACTCGACCGGCGTCGGCAAGCCCTACTGCTCGCGGTTCTGCTGCATGTACTCGCTCAAGCACGCCCACCAGATCATGGAAAAGATCCCAGGCGCCGTGCCCTACATCTTCTACATGGACATCCGGTCCTTCGGCAAGATGTACGAGGAGTTCTACTACCGTATCCAGAACGAGGGTGCGAAGTTCATCCGCGGCCGTGTTGCAAACATCACCGAAGACCCGGTGACGAAGAACCTCCACGTCAACGCAGAAGACACGCTCCTCGGACGGCCCATCGACATGGAAGTCGACATGGTCGTGCTCGCAGCCGCCATCCAGCCCTCGGCCGAGACCGAGAGGACCCGGAGACTCTTCGGCGTCTCCTGCTCGCAGGACGGCTGGCTCCTTGAGGCTCACCCGAAGCTGAACCCCTGCGGCACAACCACCGCCGGTGTCTACCTTGCCGGCGTCTGTCAGGGACCGAAAGATATTCCCGACACGGTCGCTCAGGCAGAGGGTGCGGCATCCGCGGCATCCATCCCGATCCACAAGGGAGAAGTGGAACTCGAGCCCTACTTCGCTGTCTGTCTCGAGGATAAGTGCGCTGGGTGTGGACTCTGTGTCAACCAGTGCCCCTACCAGGCCCTCTCGCTCGTCGAGAAGGAAGGTCGCACGGTCATGCATGTCACTGAGGCCAAGTGCAAGGGTTGCGGCACCTGCGGCGGGTTCTGTCCCGGCGGTGCTATCTGGATGCAGCACTTCGCAACCCCGCAGATTGTCGCACAGATCGATGCATTCCTTCTGGGAGGTGAACAGTAA
- the hdrC gene encoding CoB--CoM heterodisulfide reductase subunit C: MAVKKDYKDQKLAEKLRDRKYYIPDSNPEFIKDVEKLGQTAAHMCYQCGTCTGSCPSAPRSSYRIRLFMRKAVLGLEEEVLTDPDLWLCTTCYSCTDRCPRDLAPTDVIMAMRNLAFKRDIVPRNFLQTVQLIYKTGHGVPNNDVNRAARQRLGLEAEPETTHKYPEYLPGIRKILDHYRLKEDADRILSEGE; this comes from the coding sequence ATGGCAGTGAAGAAAGACTATAAAGACCAGAAACTCGCTGAGAAACTTCGGGACAGGAAGTATTACATTCCTGACAGCAACCCCGAGTTCATCAAGGATGTGGAGAAACTCGGGCAGACGGCCGCCCACATGTGCTACCAGTGCGGAACCTGCACCGGTTCGTGCCCCTCGGCACCCCGGAGTTCGTACCGGATCCGGCTGTTCATGCGCAAGGCGGTCCTCGGGCTGGAAGAGGAAGTGCTCACCGACCCGGACCTCTGGCTCTGCACCACCTGTTACAGCTGCACCGACCGGTGCCCCCGCGACCTCGCGCCGACCGACGTCATCATGGCGATGAGGAACCTCGCGTTCAAGCGGGACATCGTGCCGCGCAACTTCCTCCAGACCGTCCAGTTGATCTACAAGACGGGCCACGGCGTTCCCAACAACGATGTGAACAGGGCCGCCCGGCAGAGACTCGGACTGGAAGCAGAACCTGAGACTACGCACAAATACCCCGAATACCTGCCCGGCATCCGGAAGATCCTCGACCACTACAGGCTGAAAGAGGACGCGGACAGGATTCTGTCAGAGGGTGAGTGA
- a CDS encoding formylmethanofuran dehydrogenase subunit B gives MTKTVTDVVCPFCGTLCDDLEVVVSDDGKELLEVYNACAIGAEKFLHSQAKDRLTRPRMRQEDGSWKEISYDEAIEYTARMLTNAKKPLMYGWSSTNCEAQSIGSEIGEAVGAVMDNTATVCHGTSLIAVQDIGIPSCTLGEVKNRADRIVFWGCNPAHAHPRHMSRYSIFPRGFFTGKGHTGRKMVVVDPRVTDTARIADVHLQIEQGHDYELLDAIRVALKGEQLPDVVAGIPKEKIYETAETLKSGRFTIIFFGMGVTQSLGKNHNIDAAIAVTRDLNEYTKAAIMPMRGHYNVTGSGQVWGWQFGFPFAVDLSRGFARYNPGETTSNDLLRRGEVDAVLVLGSDPGAHFPFSSVKKIYNLPAVAVEPHETPTVEVCNVHVPVAFVGVEVGGCAYRMDNVPIETRKVVEPPEGMMTDEEFLKRVLARVKEIKGV, from the coding sequence ATGACAAAGACGGTAACCGACGTGGTCTGCCCGTTCTGCGGGACACTCTGCGACGATCTTGAGGTCGTCGTCAGCGATGACGGCAAGGAACTCCTCGAAGTCTACAACGCGTGCGCCATCGGCGCCGAGAAGTTCCTCCACTCCCAGGCAAAAGACCGCCTTACCCGCCCCCGCATGCGGCAGGAAGACGGCTCTTGGAAGGAGATCTCCTACGACGAGGCTATCGAGTACACCGCCCGGATGCTCACGAACGCAAAGAAACCCCTGATGTACGGCTGGAGCTCCACAAACTGTGAGGCTCAGTCCATCGGGTCCGAGATCGGCGAGGCAGTGGGAGCGGTCATGGATAACACTGCGACCGTCTGCCACGGGACGTCCCTTATTGCGGTTCAGGATATCGGTATCCCGAGCTGCACGCTGGGTGAAGTCAAGAACCGTGCCGACCGCATCGTCTTCTGGGGATGCAACCCGGCACACGCCCATCCGCGGCACATGTCGCGCTACTCGATCTTCCCCCGTGGATTCTTCACCGGCAAGGGTCATACGGGCCGCAAGATGGTTGTCGTCGACCCGCGTGTCACCGACACCGCTCGCATCGCGGATGTCCACCTGCAGATCGAGCAGGGGCACGACTACGAGCTCCTCGACGCCATCCGTGTAGCGCTCAAGGGAGAGCAACTCCCCGACGTCGTCGCCGGAATCCCGAAAGAGAAGATCTACGAGACCGCCGAGACGCTCAAGAGCGGTCGTTTCACGATCATCTTCTTCGGTATGGGCGTGACCCAGTCGCTTGGGAAGAACCACAACATCGATGCGGCCATCGCGGTCACTCGCGACTTGAACGAGTACACGAAAGCCGCCATTATGCCGATGCGCGGGCACTACAACGTCACCGGCTCCGGTCAGGTCTGGGGCTGGCAGTTCGGGTTCCCCTTCGCGGTGGATCTCTCCCGCGGATTCGCCCGCTACAATCCCGGCGAGACGACCTCGAACGACCTGCTCCGCAGGGGCGAGGTGGACGCCGTCCTCGTCCTCGGAAGCGATCCCGGTGCGCACTTCCCCTTCAGCTCGGTCAAGAAGATCTACAATCTTCCTGCGGTCGCTGTCGAACCGCATGAGACCCCGACCGTCGAGGTCTGCAACGTACACGTCCCCGTCGCCTTCGTGGGCGTCGAGGTGGGCGGGTGCGCATACCGGATGGACAACGTGCCGATTGAGACCAGAAAGGTCGTCGAGCCCCCGGAGGGCATGATGACCGATGAAGAGTTCCTCAAGCGCGTCCTTGCACGCGTCAAGGAGATTAAGGGGGTATAA
- a CDS encoding hydrogenase iron-sulfur subunit, with protein MADENWKPKIIAIICNWCSYAGADLAGGARIQYPPDIRAVRVMCTGRIDPLFILKAFQDGADGVLVSGCHFGDCHYLEGNYKAAKRMFLLKSVLKNIGLDDKRLRMTFVSASEGAKWGMVMEDVVKTINELGPSPLKEFAR; from the coding sequence ATGGCAGACGAGAACTGGAAACCCAAGATCATCGCCATCATCTGCAACTGGTGTTCCTACGCAGGTGCAGACCTTGCCGGCGGCGCCCGTATCCAGTACCCGCCAGACATCCGTGCCGTCCGTGTGATGTGCACCGGACGTATCGACCCCCTCTTCATCCTGAAGGCATTCCAGGATGGGGCGGACGGTGTGCTGGTCTCCGGGTGCCACTTCGGCGACTGCCACTACCTTGAGGGCAACTACAAGGCAGCCAAGAGGATGTTCCTCTTGAAGAGTGTCCTCAAGAATATCGGTCTTGACGACAAGCGTCTCAGGATGACCTTCGTCTCTGCATCAGAGGGTGCAAAATGGGGCATGGTCATGGAAGACGTCGTCAAGACCATCAACGAGCTCGGCCCAAGCCCGCTCAAAGAGTTTGCCAGATAA
- the hdrB gene encoding CoB--CoM heterodisulfide reductase subunit B: MSGNKHQYAFFLGCIAPNRYPGIEAAAIETSKNVGIELLPLKGASCCPAPGAFGSIDLNVWYAMAARNIVLAEQMGMDIALICNGCYKSIWEVNHKLKHNDELRDGVNEVLKEIDMEYKGTVDVWHLAELYYDPKIVGVKKLADSVKRPLTGARVAVHYGCHLMKPSKERHFGDTENPMWMEELVAALGAEPVQYRNKMQCCGAGGGVRGYDLAHALDITNEKLINMQEAGVDAVTEVCPFCQLQFDRGQIEIKDKFGAEYGIPVLHYNELLGLAQGMSPDELALDLHAINVDPFLKKIL, from the coding sequence ATGAGCGGGAACAAACATCAGTACGCATTCTTCCTCGGATGCATCGCCCCGAACCGGTACCCCGGCATCGAGGCGGCGGCCATCGAGACCAGCAAGAACGTCGGCATTGAACTCCTGCCCCTGAAGGGCGCAAGCTGCTGCCCTGCACCGGGTGCATTCGGTTCGATCGACTTAAACGTCTGGTATGCGATGGCGGCACGCAACATCGTGCTCGCCGAGCAGATGGGTATGGATATCGCCCTGATCTGCAACGGATGCTACAAGTCCATCTGGGAAGTCAACCACAAACTGAAGCACAACGATGAACTCCGCGACGGAGTCAACGAGGTGCTCAAAGAGATCGATATGGAATACAAGGGGACCGTCGACGTCTGGCACCTCGCCGAGCTCTACTACGACCCCAAGATCGTGGGCGTCAAGAAACTCGCCGACAGCGTCAAGCGTCCCCTGACCGGCGCGAGGGTCGCCGTTCACTACGGGTGCCACCTGATGAAGCCGAGCAAAGAGCGGCACTTCGGGGACACCGAGAACCCAATGTGGATGGAAGAACTCGTCGCCGCTCTCGGAGCCGAACCGGTCCAGTACCGCAACAAGATGCAGTGCTGCGGTGCCGGTGGCGGCGTCCGTGGATACGATCTGGCGCATGCGCTCGATATCACGAACGAGAAGCTGATCAATATGCAGGAAGCGGGCGTCGATGCAGTCACCGAGGTCTGTCCGTTCTGCCAGCTCCAGTTCGACCGCGGCCAGATTGAGATCAAGGATAAGTTCGGTGCCGAATACGGCATTCCTGTCCTGCACTACAACGAACTCCTGGGGCTGGCACAGGGCATGAGCCCGGACGAGCTCGCGCTCGACCTCCATGCCATCAACGTCGACCCGTTCCTGAAGAAGATCCTCTGA
- a CDS encoding molybdopterin dinucleotide binding domain-containing protein — protein sequence MAIRVNLITGRTIQQGVSMEAGKEKPAYTAACGIIELDPADFKKLGAFRNTNVRVTSKYGSVVVKAVEATQGPHPGVAYIPMGPWANMVVNPNTYSTGMPTFKGTTVEVEIAKNESVLSSLELVRKACRGELA from the coding sequence ATGGCAATCAGAGTGAATTTGATCACGGGTCGCACTATCCAGCAGGGGGTGTCGATGGAGGCGGGGAAGGAAAAACCCGCCTACACCGCCGCCTGCGGGATTATTGAACTCGACCCGGCGGATTTTAAGAAACTGGGTGCCTTCCGCAACACCAACGTACGCGTTACCAGCAAGTACGGTAGCGTCGTCGTCAAGGCGGTGGAGGCAACCCAGGGTCCCCATCCCGGTGTAGCTTATATACCGATGGGACCATGGGCAAACATGGTCGTCAACCCGAACACCTACTCGACAGGGATGCCCACGTTCAAGGGCACGACCGTCGAGGTGGAGATCGCCAAGAACGAATCCGTCCTCAGCTCGCTTGAACTGGTGCGCAAGGCGTGCAGGGGTGAACTAGCATGA
- a CDS encoding 4Fe-4S binding protein: MALFPKYSKTREGQNVIMEQRLLKAVNNLILNAETCTGCGICVDACPEEAIVLGPVGATRRGAIDYAAPVDVNPEKCSYCGVCVIMCPFNAMTLKIDGEDRLPILEKEGFPTYDMVTKIDEEKCDRCTICEEVCPRDAIARDVPAFEGGDEAGKPRQSALQTKTTFTVDTEKCNVCGICGELCPSITVMRNPANPETGKVEGEVKWEESTCDGCQICVEACPQECITVEREVVSDKLPGKVDIQQDNCCTCTWCVQSCPEEAITVEKIFEGDIEINPEKCPGGCSTCVEVCPCNALYLPSPVPAKEMRGAKEPNIAINRDFCILCGACVNACPSEDAIVLRRTGIRMQDKESDLFKRIKEKLLTPRTSKVKETAPGEVEVKVLEEA; the protein is encoded by the coding sequence ATGGCACTGTTTCCAAAGTATTCCAAGACGCGGGAAGGACAGAACGTCATCATGGAGCAGAGGCTCCTGAAGGCAGTCAACAACCTGATCCTGAACGCAGAGACCTGCACAGGCTGCGGCATCTGTGTCGACGCCTGCCCCGAGGAGGCGATCGTGCTCGGACCTGTCGGTGCGACACGCCGTGGGGCAATCGACTATGCGGCTCCTGTCGATGTCAACCCTGAGAAGTGTTCGTACTGTGGCGTCTGCGTCATCATGTGCCCCTTCAATGCGATGACACTCAAGATCGACGGAGAAGATCGGCTCCCGATCCTCGAGAAGGAAGGATTCCCCACATACGACATGGTCACCAAGATCGACGAGGAGAAGTGCGACCGGTGTACCATCTGTGAAGAGGTCTGCCCGAGGGACGCCATCGCCCGCGATGTCCCCGCCTTCGAGGGCGGCGACGAGGCCGGCAAACCGCGTCAGTCCGCACTGCAGACCAAGACGACGTTCACCGTCGACACCGAGAAGTGCAACGTCTGCGGCATCTGCGGCGAGCTCTGTCCGAGCATCACCGTCATGCGCAACCCCGCGAACCCCGAGACCGGCAAGGTCGAAGGAGAAGTCAAGTGGGAAGAGAGCACCTGCGACGGATGTCAGATCTGTGTCGAAGCCTGTCCGCAGGAGTGCATCACCGTCGAGCGCGAAGTCGTCAGCGACAAACTGCCCGGCAAGGTCGACATCCAGCAGGACAACTGCTGCACCTGCACATGGTGCGTTCAGTCCTGTCCCGAGGAGGCAATCACCGTCGAGAAGATCTTCGAGGGAGACATCGAGATCAACCCCGAGAAGTGCCCCGGCGGCTGCTCGACCTGTGTCGAGGTCTGCCCCTGCAACGCGCTCTACCTGCCCTCCCCTGTCCCCGCAAAGGAGATGAGAGGCGCGAAGGAGCCAAACATCGCCATCAACAGGGACTTCTGTATCCTCTGCGGCGCCTGTGTCAACGCCTGCCCAAGCGAGGATGCGATCGTCCTGCGGCGGACAGGTATCCGGATGCAGGATAAGGAATCGGACCTCTTCAAGAGGATCAAGGAGAAGCTGCTCACCCCGAGGACGTCGAAGGTGAAGGAGACCGCCCCCGGAGAGGTTGAGGTCAAAGTTCTGGAAGAGGCGTGA
- the fhcD gene encoding formylmethanofuran--tetrahydromethanopterin N-formyltransferase — MELNGVTIDDTYAEAFPTWVARPIITAVTEEWAYKAAVEAVGFATSTIGCPAEAGIDCFVSPDDTPDGRPGYAIMICASKKKLKEQVVERLAECILTAPTTAVFDGLADVVAEVPEKLPVKLHFFGDGFEEKREVGGRTVWAIPIMEGEYIGEEEFGAVKGVAGGNFFIMGENQMAALTAAQAAVDAISCVCGVITPFPGGIVASGSKVGSKKYKFMGASTNEAYCPTLKGKVEGSKVPEGVKAIYEIVIDGVDEDSIKTAMAEGIRAATKVPGVKFISAGNFGGSLGPFKFALKDVLAGYL; from the coding sequence ATGGAATTGAATGGCGTTACTATCGATGATACCTATGCAGAGGCGTTCCCGACCTGGGTGGCACGGCCCATTATCACCGCCGTCACCGAGGAGTGGGCATACAAGGCAGCAGTGGAAGCCGTCGGGTTTGCCACTTCCACCATCGGATGCCCGGCAGAGGCTGGGATCGACTGCTTCGTCTCCCCCGACGACACCCCCGACGGGCGCCCCGGGTATGCGATCATGATCTGTGCGAGCAAGAAGAAGCTGAAAGAGCAGGTTGTGGAGCGCCTCGCCGAGTGTATCCTCACCGCCCCGACGACGGCGGTCTTCGACGGCCTTGCCGACGTCGTTGCCGAGGTCCCGGAGAAACTCCCGGTCAAACTCCACTTCTTCGGCGACGGGTTCGAGGAGAAGCGCGAGGTCGGCGGCAGAACCGTGTGGGCCATCCCGATCATGGAGGGCGAGTATATCGGTGAAGAGGAGTTCGGCGCCGTCAAGGGTGTTGCCGGCGGCAACTTCTTCATCATGGGCGAGAACCAGATGGCCGCTCTTACGGCTGCGCAGGCGGCGGTCGACGCCATCAGCTGTGTCTGCGGCGTCATCACGCCGTTCCCCGGCGGCATCGTCGCAAGCGGCTCGAAGGTCGGAAGCAAGAAGTACAAGTTCATGGGCGCAAGCACGAACGAAGCCTACTGCCCGACGCTGAAGGGCAAGGTCGAGGGGAGCAAGGTGCCCGAGGGCGTCAAAGCGATCTACGAGATCGTCATCGACGGCGTCGACGAGGACTCGATCAAGACCGCGATGGCGGAAGGCATCCGGGCTGCGACCAAGGTGCCGGGCGTGAAGTTCATCAGCGCCGGGAACTTCGGAGGCAGCCTCGGGCCGTTCAAGTTCGCGCTGAAGGACGTCCTTGCGGGATATCTTTAA
- a CDS encoding indolepyruvate ferredoxin oxidoreductase subunit alpha, whose amino-acid sequence MAFALHINMERCTGCNNCVVACPVDALELYTEDPVTKEKIYKVKDGKAVILDFNSELCAGCGVCVQACPYGVIKLVGPWESRAKARKVEA is encoded by the coding sequence ATGGCATTCGCATTGCACATCAATATGGAACGATGTACAGGCTGCAACAACTGCGTGGTGGCATGCCCGGTCGACGCTCTTGAGCTCTATACCGAAGATCCGGTAACCAAGGAGAAGATCTACAAGGTAAAGGACGGCAAGGCCGTCATCCTTGACTTCAACTCCGAGCTCTGCGCCGGTTGCGGCGTATGCGTCCAGGCATGCCCATATGGAGTTATCAAGCTTGTAGGACCGTGGGAGAGCCGGGCAAAAGCCCGAAAAGTGGAAGCCTAG
- a CDS encoding formylmethanofuran dehydrogenase subunit A yields the protein MAEYLIKNGFVFDPVLGIKGDVADIAIKDGKIVETDAVKNPKIIDAGGKTVMAGGVDIHAHVAGPKVNIGRNFRPEDKIFNYKPGRGIERMQGGFSVPTTIRTGYNYARMGYTTVMEAAMPPLYARHTHEEMRDTPILDQGAYPVFGNNWFVLEYLKNNEVENAAAYIAWLLRATKGYAVKVVNPGGTEAWAWGLNCENIHDPVPYFDITPAQIIKGLIEANEYLGLPHSMHMHANNLGNPGNYTTTLDSFKLSEGIKPNSKFGRDQVMHHTHVQFHSYGGDSWANVESKADKIMDYVNSHDNITIDMGQVTLDETTTMTADGPFEHHLTALNHLKWANSDVELETGSGVVPYIYSPNIKVCAIQWCIGLELALLAKDPMRVFMTTDHPNAGPFIRYPRIMKWLMSEEARQQQIDAFKHKDKVVDATFIAGIDRELDLYEIAQMTRAGPAKALGLSHMYGGLAPGLEADVAVFDFNPNEPYAPDDIEKAFSNARHLFKTGVQIINDHEIVSNGNKRTLWVNAKVNENPQVMRDVKEKFLRYYTVTLNNYEVAGHYLPNPYVIEVDATQ from the coding sequence ATGGCAGAGTATCTCATTAAGAACGGTTTCGTCTTCGACCCAGTCCTCGGGATCAAGGGAGATGTAGCCGACATCGCCATCAAGGACGGCAAGATCGTCGAGACGGACGCGGTCAAGAATCCGAAGATCATCGATGCCGGCGGCAAAACCGTCATGGCCGGCGGTGTCGACATCCACGCTCACGTTGCCGGACCGAAGGTGAACATCGGCCGAAACTTCCGCCCGGAAGACAAGATCTTCAACTACAAGCCGGGACGCGGCATTGAGCGGATGCAGGGCGGGTTCTCGGTACCGACGACAATCCGGACCGGCTACAACTACGCCCGCATGGGTTACACCACCGTGATGGAAGCGGCCATGCCGCCGCTCTACGCCCGGCACACCCATGAGGAGATGCGGGACACGCCGATCCTCGACCAGGGCGCTTACCCGGTCTTCGGGAACAACTGGTTCGTGCTCGAGTACCTGAAGAACAACGAGGTCGAGAACGCCGCCGCCTACATCGCTTGGCTTCTTAGAGCCACGAAGGGGTATGCGGTCAAGGTCGTCAATCCCGGCGGTACGGAAGCATGGGCTTGGGGCTTGAACTGCGAGAACATCCACGACCCGGTTCCGTACTTCGACATCACCCCGGCTCAGATCATCAAGGGCCTCATCGAGGCGAACGAGTATCTGGGTCTCCCGCACTCGATGCACATGCACGCGAACAACCTCGGGAACCCAGGCAACTACACGACCACGCTGGATTCGTTCAAGCTCTCCGAGGGCATCAAGCCGAACAGCAAGTTCGGCCGCGACCAGGTGATGCACCACACCCACGTTCAGTTCCACTCCTACGGCGGAGACTCCTGGGCGAACGTGGAGTCCAAAGCGGACAAGATCATGGACTACGTGAACTCGCACGACAACATCACCATCGACATGGGTCAGGTGACGCTCGACGAGACCACGACCATGACCGCCGACGGGCCGTTCGAGCACCACCTCACCGCGCTGAACCACCTGAAGTGGGCAAACTCCGATGTCGAACTCGAGACCGGGTCCGGTGTCGTGCCCTACATCTACAGCCCGAACATCAAGGTCTGCGCCATCCAGTGGTGCATCGGCCTTGAACTCGCGCTGCTCGCCAAAGACCCGATGCGGGTCTTCATGACCACCGACCACCCGAACGCCGGACCGTTCATCCGCTACCCGCGGATCATGAAGTGGCTGATGAGCGAGGAGGCACGCCAGCAGCAGATCGACGCCTTCAAGCACAAGGACAAAGTCGTCGACGCCACCTTCATTGCCGGCATCGACCGCGAACTCGACCTCTACGAGATCGCACAGATGACTCGCGCCGGCCCCGCGAAGGCGCTCGGCCTCTCGCACATGTACGGCGGGCTCGCGCCCGGCCTCGAGGCCGACGTTGCAGTCTTCGACTTCAACCCGAACGAGCCTTACGCACCCGACGACATCGAGAAGGCGTTCTCGAACGCGAGACACCTCTTCAAGACCGGCGTCCAGATCATCAACGACCACGAGATCGTCAGCAACGGCAACAAGCGGACGCTCTGGGTGAACGCCAAGGTGAACGAGAACCCGCAGGTGATGCGTGACGTCAAGGAGAAGTTCCTCCGCTACTACACCGTCACTCTGAACAACTACGAGGTTGCCGGGCACTACCTCCCGAACCCGTACGTAATTGAGGTTGATGCCACGCAGTGA